The genomic interval ATGTGCTCGCCCGGTGAACGACGCCGCGACCTCTGGTCAACCTCTTCACGCGATGGACAAGACCTTCTTCCGGCTAGAGCGAAGCCCCGCGACACCCGCCGGACGCAAGGCCGTGATCCTGAGGGTCGTGTGGGCCGCCGTTGAACGGACGCTGTTCCGCCTGCCGCTTCCCCGCTGGTTGCGGCTCCGACGCCGGCTGCTGCGCCTCTTCGGCGCTTCCTTCGACGGGCACTGCTCCTCCAGAATCCGGGTGTGGTACCCCTGGAAGCTACGGATGGGCCGCCTCTCGATGGCGGGCGATCGGGTGACCTTCTACAACCTCGCGCCCATCACCATCGGAGACTCCACCGTCCTGTCCCAAGACGC from Phycisphaera mikurensis NBRC 102666 carries:
- a CDS encoding LbetaH domain-containing protein; the protein is MDKTFFRLERSPATPAGRKAVILRVVWAAVERTLFRLPLPRWLRLRRRLLRLFGASFDGHCSSRIRVWYPWKLRMGRLSMAGDRVTFYNLAPITIGDSTVLSQDAYLCAGTHDHLDPTFPLVADHRAAIRIGNGVWVAAGAFVGPGVTIGDNAVVAARSVVVKDVPAGAIVGGNPTRIIGHRPAG